The following are encoded in a window of Castanea sativa cultivar Marrone di Chiusa Pesio chromosome 5, ASM4071231v1 genomic DNA:
- the LOC142633567 gene encoding 17.4 kDa class III heat shock protein: MSRVGISGDLVNHLFNFPESFEKLMFPSQEHESNENKGVLSIPVDILDTPKEYIFYMDVPGLSKSDIQVMVEDENTLVIRSSGKRKREDGEEEGCKYLRLERRAPKKLLRKFRLPENANVSAITAKCENGVLTVVVEKLPPPPKSKTVEVTIS, encoded by the exons atgAGCCGTGTTGGGATCAGTGGGGACTTGGTGAACCACCTGTTCAATTTCCCGGAGAGCTTTGAGAAATTGATGTTTCCTTCGCAGGAACACGAGTCTAATGAGAACAAGGGTGTGTTGAGCATTCCAGTTGACATTTTGGACACTCCCAAGGAGTACATTTTCTACATGGACGTGCCTGGTCTGTCCAAGTCTGATATTCAG GTGATGGTTGAAGATGAGAACACTCTCGTGATCAGGAGCAGTGGAAAGCGAAAACgtgaagatggagaagaagaaggttgCAAGTACCTCAGGCTTGAGAGAAGGGCACCAAAAAAGCTCCTGAGAAAGTTCAGATTGCCTGAAAATGCTAATGTGTCAGCCATTACAGCCAAATGCGAAAATGGGGTTTTGACTGTGGTTGTTGAGAAGCTTCCTCCACCACCCAAGTCCAAAACTGTTGAAGTTACcatttcctaa